The genomic window CACAAAAAGTGAATGTCTTGCAAATGCGCCAGAGATGCCAAATACCGCACAAAGCCCATTGCAGCATCGGCGTCCAACCCGGGCGGCAAGTGCTCTGCCCGCGTCATAACGGCTTGCCATTCGGTATAAACCGCCACGGAAAGGCATATTTGGAACTTGGGATGCGGTAACGAAGCGATCAGCGCAAAGCTAGCGCCGTTGCGCGAGCGCGCAGCTGACACCAGCAACGATGTATCAAAAACAACTTTAATGGTTACACCCATATAACCATTATACCATTCCAGCTGCACCTTGCCAACGCTTGCAGACACCGGTGGTGATCAGGGCTGATGCGCACAGCGGCGCAGGGCGGTGTCGGGCCTGCTTACTGCGAAAGATTGAATCCGCAGCCACAGGGCATCTTGCAGACTTTTCCAATGGGGCAAATCGGCGGCAGCCTGCATAAACTCCACACGCATGCCATCCCGTACAAAGGCGTGGTGGCAACTCGCGTTCGGGCCATCACAGGCCATCCAGCTCAGTGGCGCGCCGCTGGCGGCATCCTTCTCAACATACTGCATGCGCGGAACCTGGTTGGCCGCGGTCACGATCTCCTGCCGCTCCAGTCCGTGCACGTTGTTCACGGTGCGGACCTGGTGCTTGGCATCGCCCGGCTGGTACCAAGGGTGGATGTTCTCCGGCGCACACAGGGTGACAGTCACGTTCTGGGCGATTTGTGCCCAGGGTTGCGGCCCATGGCGTACCAATGACCCCGGGGGTGGACCAAAGTCTTTGCCGTGGGCGTAGAACTGCAGGCTGGCCGGCTTGTCACCCGCCTGGCCCGCATAACCCGCGGGTATGCGCCACTGCCCACCGGCCAACCAGAACACGGAGTCAGGGCTCTGCGCCCCCACGCCCGATACCTGGCGCTTGCCCCACCATGGCAGCTTAGCGGCATAGTCCGCTTGCGGCACACAGGTCAACACACCGCCCCTGGATTCGGACACGAACCCTGCTTCGCGGTACGACCAGTAGCTCCAAACCGGAGCCTGTACCGTACCAGTAGCCAGTTGCGCATGCCGCATGGCACCGCGGCCGGCCTGCATGGAGAACCCGGCCAGATCCAGCACACTGTTGACGGGCTGCAAGCCTTGCTCGGTGGCAGACAGCAGGCAATAAGCTTGCCCACCCGCCGCCACCTGCGCCACATGTGCAACCCGCTGGGCGGAATACACAGACCAAGCCAAGGCCAGCGTGATCGCCACGGCACCAACCCAGCGCACCACACTGGCGGGGTGCAAAGGCACCGCCGTGTGCATGGACGCACCACGCCAAGCGCGAGGGCTCAGCACCCACCAGGCCACTGCCAGCAGCGCAACCGCACTGTGTGTGATCCAGCCCGCATGGAATAACGCGTTGCAGACCTGCACCAAAAACGCCGCCAGAAACACCGCCCCTACCAAACCCGCCACCCCCCACAGATAGACCCGCGCCCAGTAGTAACTGCGACCAGACACCTCCAGCGGCTGCTTGCGCCACGCAAACAGGTACCGCAGCCCCAGAATCAGCAGCATCAGTTGCAGAAGGGCCGTCAGCAAGAACATGCCCATCACGTCGGCAGTTTCGCCGTGCATGCGGCTGAAATATATGCACAGTACCCCCCAGACCACGGCCAGCGTGGCCAGCAGTGGCGCGGCCCATTGGCGTGGAACCAGAGTCGCCAGCAGCACGGGTAGGCCGAAGAAAAGTATCAGAAGCACGCACCCTCCACCACTTTGCTGGGAGACAGGGACTGCAGTGCATCCGCCAAAGCCTGTTGGGCAGCAGGCGGCAGCACACCCAGGCGCACATGGCCGGGCAGCCCAAAGGACGCCGCATCGCGCAGCTTGATGCCCCGGGCGCGCAGGGCCTCGCAGAGCGCGGGCACGTCCACGCCTTGCGGCGGACGGGCGCAAAAGTAGGGTGTATCGCTGGGCAGCACCGTCCAGCCCAGACCTTGCAGCAGCGCCACCTGGCTGGCCTTCCAGCCACGCAAGCTGTGCAGGCTGGTCAACAACCAGTCTTGCGTGGCAGCTTGTGTCCACGCCTGCAGCATGGCCACGCCGTGCGCGCCCAGCACCCAAGACGGCGCCAGCGCGTCCAGTTGCGCAACCGCGGCCTCGGCACCCAGAGGCGCAATGGCAAAGGCCGCACGCACACCGGTAAGGCCCAAGGCCTTGTTCGGGGAAAACAGTTGCCAGACCCGCTGGCGTTGTGCATTACCCAGGCTGGGGGCACCGTCCAGCCGCAGGGGTGCATACGCGCAGTCCACAACGAGGACCTGGTCTGTACTGGCGGCATGCGCAGCATCGCCCTGCAGCCACGCGGGCCAGGGGCCATGGTTTTGCCCCAGCGGGCTAGAGGGTTCGCAAGCCCACGCCAAGTCCGCATCGTCGGGGCTGGCCACCACCCGCAAGCCCCAGGCCTGCGCAGCATGGGCGTAGTCGCCATAGGCATGGGCTGGCAGACTGACCGTGTTGTCACCCTGCTGCCGCACCCAGGCGGTGGTGCGAAAAATGCACTCGCTGGCACTGCCTGCCAGCAGGATGCGCCCAGCGTCCACGCCGTAAAAATCGGCCAGGCGCCGGCGCAGATCGGTGTAACCAGGGTCGGGGTAACGCGTGGCATCGGCTTGCTGTACGGCTGCCAAAGCCAGCGGACAAGGGCCACAGGCATTGCTGTTGGTGGAGAAGTCGTGCAGCGGCGCGCCCTGCCCGTCCGGACCACCATGGATGCGTGGCAGCTTATTCAAGGCGCTGCCCTTAACACTACAAAAATAATAGCTATTGAGGCAATACCGACGGGGGCTAGAAGCACATTTGATGCATACCGTATGGCCCGGGACGTGTCCTGCGCCTGCGGTGCAGGGGCCTCACCATTGAGCACATACCCTCCCGGTTTGCCCAGGCGCACACCCAGTGCCAGCGCCATGGCGGCCATGGGCCAGCCGCTATTGGGCGATGGGCTGCGAGTGGCCTCTGCACGCAGCCGCTTCATCTGCACGGCACCGGTCACCGCCACCAGCAACAAGGCGGTGATGCGCGCCGGCACCCAAGCGAGTACATCATCGGCCCGCGCCGCCCATTTGCCGGCCCAGGCCCAGTTGCGGCCCTGGCTGTCATTGGGGTAAAGGCCGGGGTAGCCCCACATGGCGTCGGCAGTGTTGGCAAAACGGAACAGTGCCGCGCCCGGCAGGCCCAAGAGCGCAAACCAGAACAGCGGCGCGATGACAGAATCGTTGAGGTTTTCGGCCAGCGTCTCGATGGCACTTTCGCGCACCTGCGTTTCGCTGAGCGTGGTGACATCGCGGCTGACCAGATAGCGCAGGCGTTCACGGCCCGATTCCAGTGACCCGCTGTACGGATTGCTAAGCGCGTGCTCCACGGCCAACACTTCGCTTTTCAGCAACGCCCAGGCCAGCAGGGGTTTGAGCAACAGGCCCAGCAGCAGCCCCGATACGACCCAGCCGCACAGGTCGCACAGCCACACCACACCGATTTGCAAACCTGAAAAAACTATCAAAATGAGAGCACCACCACCAATCCACGCGAGGGCTCCGAGCCAAAATGCCTTAAGGTCTTGGGCCGCAGGCAAGTCTTGTTGGGTGTGGGCCTGCACGTGGCGCCCTGCCCAGCCCAGGTAGTTGCCCATCCACACCACGGGGTGCCAGCGCACAGGCGGCTCACCCAGCCAGCGGTCCACGGCCAAGGCCACCAGCACAGCCAGGGCTGGAACCAGCGTGTCCATCAATCAATCAGTCGCGTGGCTGGGGCTGGCCTGTCTTCAGGCCCAGGCGGGCCAACAAATCCAGATCGGAATTGCCGGCCGGGTTGGGCGTGGTCAGCAGCTTGTCGCCATAAAAGATGGAGTTGGCGCCGGCCACAAAACACAGGGCCTGCACGGCCTCGCCCATGCCCTGGCGGCCAGCGGACAGACGCACACGCGCCTTGGGCATGGTGATGCGGGCCACGGCGATGGTGCGCACAAATTCCAGCGGGTCCAGATCGGGTTGGTCGGCCAGCGGCGTGCCTTCCACCTTCACCAGGTGGTTGATGGGCACGGACTCCGGGTATGGCGACAGGTTGGCCAGCTCAGCTATGAGGCCGGCGCGCTGCAGCCGCGATTCGCCCATGCCCACGATGCCGCCGCAGCAGACGCTGACGCCGGCATTGCGCACACGGGTCAACGTGTCTAGGCGGTCCTGGTAGTCGCGGGTGGTGATGATGTCGCCGTAAAAGTCGGGCGCGCTGTCCAGGTTGTGGTTGTAGTAGTCCAGGCCCGCATCACGCAGGGTCTCGGCATGGCCGTCGTTCAGCATGCCCAGCGTGGCGCAGGATTCCAGCCCGCACGCCTTGACGGTCTTGACCAGCTCGGCCACCGCCTTAATGTCGCGATCCTTGGGCGCGCGCCAGGCTGCGCCCATGCAGAAACGGGTCGCACCCGCGGCCTTGGCGGCCAGCGCAGCTTCGCGCACGGCCTCTACACCCATCAGCTTGCCAGCCTCGACGCCGGTGTCAAAGTGGACAGACTGCGGGCAATAACCGCAGTCCTCAGGGCAGCCGCCGGTCTTGACGGACAAGAGCGTGGCCAGTTCGACCATATTGGGGTCGAAGTTGGCACGGTGCACCGTCTGCGCCTGGAACATCAGGTCGTTGAACGGCAGCTCCAGCAGGGCTTGGATTTCGGCAACGGTCCAGACGCGTTGTGCCACGGCGTGGCGCGCTTTGGGGGACTTGTGCGGGGCGTGGAAGGTTACTGGCTTTTGGATGGGGGCGTCTACCTGGGTCATGTTCGTCGTCTTTGTATTTTTTCAGTCTTCGATTCCGCGCTGTGCAGGGATGCCCGCCTTAAAAGCGTGCTTGACCATCTGCATTTCGGTCACGGTATCGGCCAGTTCGATTATCTCAGGCGGGCAGCGCCGCCCCGTCAGCACCACGTGCACATGGCTGGGTCGGGTTTTAAGTGTCTCCAGCACATCGTCCAGCGGCATCCAGCCGTAGATCAGCGGGTACGTGATTTCGTCCAGCGTGACCATGAAATAGTCGCCACTCAGGATGGCGGCCTTGGCCTTCTGCCAGCCATCGCGCGCCAGTTGGGCCGAGTGTTCCAGGTCCTGACTCTTCCAGCTGAAGCCGTCACCCAGACCTTCGATGGGTATGCCAATCTGCTCAAACATGCGGTGCTCCCCAAAGCGGGCCGAAGGCACCTTCATGAACTGAAAAATCTTGACCGCCTTGCCGCGCCCATGCGCACGCAGCGCGAGCCCAAAGGCAGCCGTGCTTTTGCCCTTACCGTCACCGGTGTTAACGATGACGATGCCGCGGCGCTCGCCCTCGGCTTTTTCATACGGTTTGACAGAAGGTGGTGTTTCGATTTGCATAGGTTTTTCTGTAACTAAGCTTCAAGAGTGCACAGGCCCCGAGGAGACCGGGGTGGGCGTTCTGCGCAGGTAAAGGAGGAGCCCGCACAGCGGGCGGGGGACACGGAGCAGAACGCCCACCCCGGTCTCATCGGCGAGCACAAAAAGCGCGACAAAAGCAAGAAAGTCATTTGTTCTTAGGCAACGCCACCCATTGCCCCTCAATCGAATGAATAGAGATCCGCTGGTCAAACACGTCAATCAATGCCCGGTGGGTCTCAGCGTCACCGCTGGCCCCATGGTGCAGCAAACGTCCTTGCGCCATCACCACCACACGGTCCGCATGCAAAGCCATACCAATCTCATGCAACACACTAACTACGGTATTGCCCTGCTCTACCAACGCCTCCACCACCGCCAACCAATCGGCCTGGTGCGGCGGGTCCAGATTCGCCAGGGGTTCGTCCATCAGCAACACCTGGGCCTGCACGGCCAAGGCACGGGCCAACAACACACGCTGGCGCTCACCACCCGATAGCTGACCCAGCGCACGGCAGCGCCAGTCCCAAGCCTGGGTGGCGCGCAGCGCCTGTTCGACGGCGGCTTCATCGGCCGCGCTGGCCGGTGCCAACCAGGCCTGGTGCGGCAAGCGGCCCAGCATGGCCACATCCCACACGGTCAGGTCATCGGCCGAAGTTTCGTTCTGGCCCAGCCACGCCATTTGCCGGGCGCGTTCACGCAGCGGCACACTAGCCAGCGGAGCGTCCCACAGCGACACCGTGCCGGTATGCGGCAACACGCCTGCCAATGTCTTCAGCAGCGTAGACTTGCCGGCGCCATTGGGCCCGACGATGCTGGTCCACTGCCCTGCCGCGATTTCCAGCGACAGGCCGTGCAACACGGCTGTTTTGCTGGGCCCGCTGCCCATGGATGCGTGGACGGCGTCTGCCTTCAGCGCCACGGCCCCAGTCTTGCGCAGGGTCGTTGTCATAACGCGCTCCCCACCTTGGCCGGGCCGCGGTGCATCAGCCACAGCAGGTAACCGCCGCCCAGCACCGCGGTCAGCACACCCACCGGCAATTCTTGCGGCGCAATCAGCCAGCGGGCCAGTGTGTCGGCGGCCATCAGCAGCACTCCACCGACCAGGCTGGCCAGCAGTATCAGCTGGCCGTGTGTGGTCTTCAACACAGATCGCACCAGGTGCGGCGCTGCCAGGCCGACAAAGGCGATCAGCCCGGTCTGCGCCACCGCAGTACCCGTAGCCAGGGCCAGTACGGCCACCAGCGCCGCGCGCATGGGCACCACGGCCAGACCCAGGCTCTGTGCGGTGGCGTCGCCCAGGCTCAGCCCGTCCAGCACACGGGCCAGCAGCCAGGCGGCGATAACGCTGACCACCCAGGCAATCACCATCACGGACACCGACACCCAGCCCACAAACGCCGTAGAGCCCAACATAAAGGCCCACATGGCCTGCAGCGAATCGGGTGACAACATCAGCACCAGGTGCGTGACCGCGCCCAACACCGCACCCACCACCACACCGGCCAGCAGCAGGCGCAGCGTATGGCTGACGCCGCGTGACAAAACCAGAGTCAACAGAATCGCCAGCACAGCCCCTGCAAAGGCCGCACCAGTGAGACCCAGGCGCACCCACAGGCTGCTGGAAAACACGCTGACCGCCACACCGCTGTTCATCATGTTTCCAGCACCGCCCAACATCCCGGCGCCCCCACCCATGGCGGCTAGTGCCAGCGCAACGCCCAGGGACGCGCCGGATGCACTGCCCAGCAAATACGGGTCGGCCAGCGGATTGCGAAACAGCCCCTGTGCCACCGCACCGGCCAGCCCCAACAAGGCACCGGCCGCCCAGGCGCCCAAGGTACGCGGCAGGCGTATCTCCCACACGATTTGTTTGGCCATGACCGTGCGGTCGGGGTCCAGCGTCGGATTCAGCAGCGGCTGCAGCAGGTTCTCGAACCCGACACTGCCGACACAAATACCCAAGGCGGTGAGCGCCACGGCACCGACCACAGACACCCACAGCATCCAGCGAACACGTGACTGCATCATGGCTTGGACTTGTCCATGGCCAGCGCGCTTGTATTTGGGGCTTTACTCTCCAAACATTTCGCCATCAGGCGCGCGCCTTCTGCCATGCGCGGCCCGGGTCGCACCAGCACATTGGCCTCTTCCGACGGAAAGATGCACAGGCGTTGCTCACGCAGTGCACGGATGTTTTGCCAGCCGGGACGCTGCTGCAGGCCATCGGCGCTGCGCTGGCCAATCATGATCAGGTCGGGGTTGGCGCGCACGATGTATTCGGGATTCAGCTTGGGAAACGGCCCCAGCTTGGCCGGTACGATATTCTTCGCGCCCAGGCGCGTCAGCGTCTCGCCAATGAAGGAAACCTCACCCGCCGCATACGGCCCCTGATTCACTTCAAAGTAGACGCGGGCACCCCGCACGTTGGCCGGAATCGACTGGGCAGCCGCTGACACACCGGCATCGATGGCGCGCCAGATGCGTTGCGCGTCCTGCACTTCCAGCAATTGACCAATCTTTAGCATCACACGCTGCACGTCGGCATGGCTCTTGGGTTCCAGCGCCACCACCTTGATACCCAGGGCCTCCAGCCGGTCGCCCACGCGGGAAGACTTGGCCATCAGCACCACATCGGGACGCAGGGCCACGATGGCTTCCACGTTAGGGTCCAGCCCGCCGCCGACCACCGGCAACTTCTGCACGCTGTCGGGGTAGTTGGAATAACGGTCCACACCGACCAGGCGGGCGCAGTGGCCCAGCTCACACACGGTCTCAGTCAGCGACGGCAAGATGCTGACAATGCGCTGGGGTGCGGCCGGCAGCGTCACAGTCACGCCCCGGTCGTCAATAACCTGGGCGGCGTGCAGCGCGGTGCAGGCCAGCAGCACCGCGCTGGCCAGAAGTTTGAGCATGGAAAAACGCTTCGTCATCATCATGGAGAGGCTTTCAAAACCAAAGGCAGGCCGGCCGCCATCAGGGTCACACGCTGGCACACACTGGCCACATCCTGGTTCAGGCGGCCCAGGGCATCGACAAAGGCACGCACCTCGCGCCCCATAGGGATCACACCCAGGCCGATCTCGTTGCCGACCAGCACCACGGGGCCAGGGCTGTCCTGAATTGCTATCAAAAGTGAAGCGCTACGGGCATATTCTTCGGGGGCTAGAGGCATATTTTGCTCCAAGCCTTCTGGCTGGACGGGCATCAGCACATTGGTCAGCCACAGCGTTAGGCAATCGACCACCACCAACGTGTGGGGCTTGCTGTGCGCGGAAATGGCCTCGGCGAGTGCCAGAGGCTCTTCCACCGTAGCCATGCCCGGCACCCGCAGGGCGCGGTCGGCCTGGTGGCGGGTGATGCGTTGACGCATCTCGTCGTCCCAGGGTTGGGCGGTGGCAATCAGCACGGCACGGTGTGTGTCCGACTGGTCCAGCCAGGTGCGGGCCAGCATCTCGGCACGGCGCGACTTGCCGCTGCGCTGACCGCCCAGGATGAATTCGCTTTTGGCGACGGTGAGTGCGCTCATGGCGCAGACCCCACGCCGCTCGCCTGAGCATCCATCCATTGCATGATGATTTTGTGCATCTTGGTCACCCCATCGGTCAGCGCGGCGGGGCCCGGCTGCAGGATGTCGGGCGATTTGATTTCATACAACTGCGCGTCGCGAACCGCGTTTACTGCACTCCAGCCTTCCCGTGCCACCACGTTCTCGGGCCGGAATTTCTTGCCGCACCACGAACCCAAAACAATGTCCGGGTTGCGCCGGACGATCTCGGCACCGTCGGCAATGATGCGGTTCTTGCCCAGCGACTCCAGCGACAGCTCGGCAAAACAATCGTCACCTCCGGCAATCGCCATCAGCTCCGACACCCAGCGTATGGCGCTGATATGCGGCGTGTCCCACTCTTCAAAAAACACCTTGGGCCGCCGGGCTCCGGCTGCCACACGCGCCGCCACCGTGGCCTGCATGGCGCGCAGGTCAGCCTGCATGGCCTCAATACGCTGCATGCCCTGCTCCGCCTCGCCCACTATTGCAGCCACCTGGTACAGCATGGAAAAAATCTCGGCCACGCTGCGCTGGTTGAAGATGGTGACCTGCACACCCCTGCGCACCAGCTCAGATGCGATATCAGCCTGCAAATCCGAGAAGCCCAGCACGCAATCCGGCCGCAGGTCCAGGATCTTGTCGATCTTGGCGCTGAGAAATGCGCTGACCTTGGGTTTTTCTTCCCGCGCGCGCTTGGGCCGCACGGTGTAGCCCGAGATGCCGACGATGCGCGCCTCTTGCCCCAGCAGGTACAGCCATTCGGTTGTCTCTTCGGTCAGGCAGACGATGCGCTGCGGGCCTAGTGAAAAGTTGAGCATGTCGTTGTCGTCCATGGTCAGTCAGCTTTCTCATGGCGAGGTGCCGAAAACAGTTCTACCACGGCCGCCGGACAAGACGGGAACCAGGCATGGAAGTAGCTGGCACGCAAAGCGCCCTGCTGCCACAGTGCTTCGCCCGCATCCGGCTGCGGCGCGGTATCCGGTCGTGCCGTGCGTGCCACCGCCTGCAGCGACGTGCTGGTCGTCGAGTAATGGAAGGTATGGCCGCGCAATGTACCGCTGCCGAGTACCAATTGCTGTGGCCCCAGACCCGCCAGGCGCTTGTGCATCGTCACCTCACCCGGCAGCAAACCCCACTGCGCGTGGCGCTGAGCATCCACAGTGATCAGCGAGTCAAACAGTGCCATCATGCCACCGCACTCCGCCCACACGGGCTTGCCAGCGGCAATATGCTGGGCCAGGCTGTCACGCAGCGCGGTGTTTGCGGCAATGGTTGCTGCGTGTAATTCAGGGTAGCCACCCGGAATCCACACGGCATCACAAGCGGGCAGCGTCTGGTCAGCCAAGGGCGAAAAGAAAACAAGCTCAGTCCCTAGTGCGGTCAGGCAATCCAGGTTGGCGGTATAGATAAAACAAAAGGCCGCATCCCGCGCCACAGCAATCGTTTTGCCAAGCAAGGTAGGGAGTGCGGGCGGCTGGGCCTTCTGCGCAGGTAAAGGAGGAGCCCGCAAAGCGGGCGGGGGACACGGAGCAGAAGGTCCAGCCGCCTGCACTCCCGGGGCAAGGTGCACTGCGACTTCAGGCCCCTCAAAAGAAACGGACCACCGCTGCAAATCATCCAGTGTCATCCGCCCCAAGGGTGTTGAGGCAAGCGCATCCGCAGCAACATCCAGCCGCGCCAGCGCATCCGGCACCTCACTGGCAACCGTCAGCCCCAAGTGCCGCTCAGGCAGCACCATGCCTGCATTGCGCATCAACGCGCCCATCCACGCTTGCGGGTCTTGCAGGCTGACCTGCAACATCTCCGCATGGCGCACACTGGCCACGCGATTGGCCAACACACCCGCCCAAGGCATGTCAGCACGGTAATGTTGCAGCCCAAACGCCAACGCACCAAAGGTGCCCGCCATGGCAGACGCATCCACCACTGCCAGCACCCGCAAACCAAAACGTTGTGCCAGGTCCGCCGCACTGGGCTCGCCATCAAACAACCCCATGACCCCTTCGACAAGGATCAGGTCCGCCTCTTGCGCGGCAGCAAACAGGCGCGCACGGCAATCGGCCTCACCCGTCATCCACAAATCCAGCTGGTAAACCGGCGCACCGCTGGCCAGGCTGTGCCAGTACGGGTCCAGAAAATCCGGCCCGCACTTGAACACACGCACCCGCCTGCCCTGGCGCG from Rhodoferax sp. AJA081-3 includes these protein-coding regions:
- a CDS encoding ABC transporter substrate-binding protein produces the protein MTKRFSMLKLLASAVLLACTALHAAQVIDDRGVTVTLPAAPQRIVSILPSLTETVCELGHCARLVGVDRYSNYPDSVQKLPVVGGGLDPNVEAIVALRPDVVLMAKSSRVGDRLEALGIKVVALEPKSHADVQRVMLKIGQLLEVQDAQRIWRAIDAGVSAAAQSIPANVRGARVYFEVNQGPYAAGEVSFIGETLTRLGAKNIVPAKLGPFPKLNPEYIVRANPDLIMIGQRSADGLQQRPGWQNIRALREQRLCIFPSEEANVLVRPGPRMAEGARLMAKCLESKAPNTSALAMDKSKP
- a CDS encoding bifunctional adenosylcobinamide kinase/adenosylcobinamide-phosphate guanylyltransferase, giving the protein MSALTVAKSEFILGGQRSGKSRRAEMLARTWLDQSDTHRAVLIATAQPWDDEMRQRITRHQADRALRVPGMATVEEPLALAEAISAHSKPHTLVVVDCLTLWLTNVLMPVQPEGLEQNMPLAPEEYARSASLLIAIQDSPGPVVLVGNEIGLGVIPMGREVRAFVDALGRLNQDVASVCQRVTLMAAGLPLVLKASP
- the cbiB gene encoding adenosylcobinamide-phosphate synthase CbiB, which translates into the protein MDTLVPALAVLVALAVDRWLGEPPVRWHPVVWMGNYLGWAGRHVQAHTQQDLPAAQDLKAFWLGALAWIGGGALILIVFSGLQIGVVWLCDLCGWVVSGLLLGLLLKPLLAWALLKSEVLAVEHALSNPYSGSLESGRERLRYLVSRDVTTLSETQVRESAIETLAENLNDSVIAPLFWFALLGLPGAALFRFANTADAMWGYPGLYPNDSQGRNWAWAGKWAARADDVLAWVPARITALLLVAVTGAVQMKRLRAEATRSPSPNSGWPMAAMALALGVRLGKPGGYVLNGEAPAPQAQDTSRAIRYASNVLLAPVGIASIAIIFVVLRAAP
- a CDS encoding ABC transporter substrate-binding protein, with amino-acid sequence MDDNDMLNFSLGPQRIVCLTEETTEWLYLLGQEARIVGISGYTVRPKRAREEKPKVSAFLSAKIDKILDLRPDCVLGFSDLQADIASELVRRGVQVTIFNQRSVAEIFSMLYQVAAIVGEAEQGMQRIEAMQADLRAMQATVAARVAAGARRPKVFFEEWDTPHISAIRWVSELMAIAGGDDCFAELSLESLGKNRIIADGAEIVRRNPDIVLGSWCGKKFRPENVVAREGWSAVNAVRDAQLYEIKSPDILQPGPAALTDGVTKMHKIIMQWMDAQASGVGSAP
- a CDS encoding iron ABC transporter permease, with translation MMQSRVRWMLWVSVVGAVALTALGICVGSVGFENLLQPLLNPTLDPDRTVMAKQIVWEIRLPRTLGAWAAGALLGLAGAVAQGLFRNPLADPYLLGSASGASLGVALALAAMGGGAGMLGGAGNMMNSGVAVSVFSSSLWVRLGLTGAAFAGAVLAILLTLVLSRGVSHTLRLLLAGVVVGAVLGAVTHLVLMLSPDSLQAMWAFMLGSTAFVGWVSVSVMVIAWVVSVIAAWLLARVLDGLSLGDATAQSLGLAVVPMRAALVAVLALATGTAVAQTGLIAFVGLAAPHLVRSVLKTTHGQLILLASLVGGVLLMAADTLARWLIAPQELPVGVLTAVLGGGYLLWLMHRGPAKVGSAL
- a CDS encoding putative toxin-antitoxin system toxin component, PIN family is translated as MSASVGKVQLEWYNGYMGVTIKVVFDTSLLVSAARSRNGASFALIASLPHPKFQICLSVAVYTEWQAVMTRAEHLPPGLDADAAMGFVRYLASLAHLQDIHFLWRPFLKDPDDDMVLECAVAAGCQYIVTHNVKDFRRSEQLGVQAITPGDFLNLLKEQ
- a CDS encoding cobyrinate a,c-diamide synthase, with product MVAHATCPAVLVAAPASGQGKTTVTSALARLHTRQGRRVRVFKCGPDFLDPYWHSLASGAPVYQLDLWMTGEADCRARLFAAAQEADLILVEGVMGLFDGEPSAADLAQRFGLRVLAVVDASAMAGTFGALAFGLQHYRADMPWAGVLANRVASVRHAEMLQVSLQDPQAWMGALMRNAGMVLPERHLGLTVASEVPDALARLDVAADALASTPLGRMTLDDLQRWSVSFEGPEVAVHLAPGVQAAGPSAPCPPPALRAPPLPAQKAQPPALPTLLGKTIAVARDAAFCFIYTANLDCLTALGTELVFFSPLADQTLPACDAVWIPGGYPELHAATIAANTALRDSLAQHIAAGKPVWAECGGMMALFDSLITVDAQRHAQWGLLPGEVTMHKRLAGLGPQQLVLGSGTLRGHTFHYSTTSTSLQAVARTARPDTAPQPDAGEALWQQGALRASYFHAWFPSCPAAVVELFSAPRHEKAD
- the bioB gene encoding biotin synthase BioB — translated: MTQVDAPIQKPVTFHAPHKSPKARHAVAQRVWTVAEIQALLELPFNDLMFQAQTVHRANFDPNMVELATLLSVKTGGCPEDCGYCPQSVHFDTGVEAGKLMGVEAVREAALAAKAAGATRFCMGAAWRAPKDRDIKAVAELVKTVKACGLESCATLGMLNDGHAETLRDAGLDYYNHNLDSAPDFYGDIITTRDYQDRLDTLTRVRNAGVSVCCGGIVGMGESRLQRAGLIAELANLSPYPESVPINHLVKVEGTPLADQPDLDPLEFVRTIAVARITMPKARVRLSAGRQGMGEAVQALCFVAGANSIFYGDKLLTTPNPAGNSDLDLLARLGLKTGQPQPRD
- a CDS encoding ABC transporter ATP-binding protein, with protein sequence MTTTLRKTGAVALKADAVHASMGSGPSKTAVLHGLSLEIAAGQWTSIVGPNGAGKSTLLKTLAGVLPHTGTVSLWDAPLASVPLRERARQMAWLGQNETSADDLTVWDVAMLGRLPHQAWLAPASAADEAAVEQALRATQAWDWRCRALGQLSGGERQRVLLARALAVQAQVLLMDEPLANLDPPHQADWLAVVEALVEQGNTVVSVLHEIGMALHADRVVVMAQGRLLHHGASGDAETHRALIDVFDQRISIHSIEGQWVALPKNK
- a CDS encoding aminotransferase class I/II-fold pyridoxal phosphate-dependent enzyme, which translates into the protein MNKLPRIHGGPDGQGAPLHDFSTNSNACGPCPLALAAVQQADATRYPDPGYTDLRRRLADFYGVDAGRILLAGSASECIFRTTAWVRQQGDNTVSLPAHAYGDYAHAAQAWGLRVVASPDDADLAWACEPSSPLGQNHGPWPAWLQGDAAHAASTDQVLVVDCAYAPLRLDGAPSLGNAQRQRVWQLFSPNKALGLTGVRAAFAIAPLGAEAAVAQLDALAPSWVLGAHGVAMLQAWTQAATQDWLLTSLHSLRGWKASQVALLQGLGWTVLPSDTPYFCARPPQGVDVPALCEALRARGIKLRDAASFGLPGHVRLGVLPPAAQQALADALQSLSPSKVVEGACF
- the cobO gene encoding cob(I)yrinic acid a,c-diamide adenosyltransferase; the encoded protein is MQIETPPSVKPYEKAEGERRGIVIVNTGDGKGKSTAAFGLALRAHGRGKAVKIFQFMKVPSARFGEHRMFEQIGIPIEGLGDGFSWKSQDLEHSAQLARDGWQKAKAAILSGDYFMVTLDEITYPLIYGWMPLDDVLETLKTRPSHVHVVLTGRRCPPEIIELADTVTEMQMVKHAFKAGIPAQRGIED